A portion of the Actomonas aquatica genome contains these proteins:
- a CDS encoding tRNA (cytidine(34)-2'-O)-methyltransferase → MLHVVLFQPEIPQNTGNIGRMCALTRSRLHLVHPLGFEITDRHLKRAGMDYWYELDVHHHDDWAAFRASEFAPQRLWLFTTKTKQSYWDVTYADGDGLVFGNEGHGAPDWLHDEIGEEQRLTIPHRNDSLRSLNLSTAAGVATYEAVRQLWPRGQS, encoded by the coding sequence ATGCTACACGTGGTGTTATTTCAACCGGAGATTCCCCAGAATACGGGTAATATTGGTCGTATGTGCGCGCTGACGCGGAGTCGGCTGCATTTGGTGCATCCGCTGGGATTTGAAATCACTGATCGGCACCTGAAACGGGCGGGCATGGATTACTGGTATGAACTCGATGTTCATCATCACGACGATTGGGCGGCGTTCCGGGCGAGTGAGTTTGCCCCACAGCGTTTGTGGTTATTTACGACCAAAACGAAGCAGTCCTATTGGGATGTGACGTATGCCGATGGGGACGGTCTGGTGTTTGGCAACGAAGGTCACGGCGCGCCGGACTGGCTGCATGACGAAATCGGCGAGGAGCAACGCCTCACGATCCCGCATCGCAACGACTCACTGCGCTCGCTGAACCTCAGCACGGCCGCGGGAGTGGCGACCTACGAAGCAGTGCGGCAACTTTGGCCACGTGGCCAAAGCTGA
- a CDS encoding DUF368 domain-containing protein, which produces MRSLSHLRIALVGFLMGSADVVPGVSGGTIAFICGIYERLLNGIKAFDLTTLRLVLKGDIKAAWTRLPIAFFIALGAGLLTAVLSMAKVLEHLLVSHPAELWSFFFGLVLGSIVLLARETWKWRPVDFVLFAAFAVGTWLLVGMQATQTPPGLPFVFLAGAIAICAMILPGISGSYLLLIMGKYQQVLSAVNDRDIVTIAVFCAGIATGILSFVRVVSWMLNHYRHATLIALTGVMAGALRTLWPWKETLTTRINSAGEEVPLVQVNIMPGAEASIGLAIALAVAGGLAVLLIERLARAEQKVAPQS; this is translated from the coding sequence ATGCGCAGCTTGTCCCACCTCCGAATCGCTCTGGTTGGTTTCCTCATGGGCTCGGCCGACGTCGTCCCCGGCGTCTCCGGCGGCACCATCGCCTTCATTTGCGGCATCTACGAACGCCTGCTCAACGGCATCAAGGCCTTCGACCTCACCACGCTGCGCCTCGTGCTCAAGGGCGATATCAAAGCCGCCTGGACTCGACTCCCCATCGCCTTCTTCATCGCTCTCGGCGCCGGTCTGCTCACCGCCGTGCTCTCCATGGCCAAGGTGCTCGAGCACCTGCTGGTGAGCCATCCCGCCGAACTCTGGTCCTTCTTCTTTGGCCTCGTGCTCGGTTCGATCGTGCTGCTCGCCCGCGAGACGTGGAAATGGCGCCCGGTCGACTTCGTGCTCTTCGCCGCCTTCGCCGTCGGCACCTGGCTGCTCGTGGGCATGCAGGCCACCCAGACGCCTCCCGGCCTGCCCTTTGTGTTCCTCGCCGGTGCCATCGCCATCTGCGCCATGATCCTGCCCGGCATCTCCGGCTCCTACTTGCTGCTCATCATGGGCAAATATCAGCAAGTCCTCTCCGCGGTAAATGACCGCGACATCGTGACGATCGCCGTATTCTGCGCAGGTATCGCCACCGGCATCCTCTCCTTTGTCCGCGTCGTGAGCTGGATGCTCAACCACTACCGGCACGCCACCCTCATCGCCCTCACCGGCGTGATGGCTGGAGCGCTGCGCACTCTGTGGCCGTGGAAGGAAACACTCACCACCCGCATCAACAGCGCCGGTGAAGAAGTGCCGCTCGTGCAGGTCAACATCATGCCCGGCGCCGAAGCCTCCATCGGCCTCGCCATCGCGCTCGCGGTGGCCGGCGGCCTGGCCGTGCTGCTGATCGAGCGCCTCGCCCGTGCCGAGCAAAAGGTCGCCCCGCAAAGCTGA
- a CDS encoding DNA-directed RNA polymerase subunit omega, translated as MRDDYIKEALAVVPDPNLLINVVSRRVKQLKRGSRPLVESLEKLSPEDVALREVIEGKIVFETAE; from the coding sequence ATGCGTGACGATTATATCAAAGAGGCCCTCGCCGTAGTGCCCGATCCCAATCTGCTCATCAATGTCGTGTCCCGTCGCGTCAAGCAACTCAAGCGCGGGAGCCGTCCGTTGGTCGAGTCGCTCGAGAAGCTGTCGCCCGAGGATGTCGCGCTGCGCGAAGTGATCGAAGGTAAGATCGTCTTCGAGACGGCGGAATGA
- a CDS encoding sulfotransferase family 2 domain-containing protein has product MSTTASASPSPSTASRAWTIFRQPHFSPYKCYLRRDLGLGVLLNPKVGSTAFRKVLVEGLTNAGARPQLGPWWPVSRTRRYTTAPLPDYFHAFNHQDAYDFRCFVRNPYARVLSAWNDKLVKGFNSPDYPRSMRKLVPQLRRFAAERDLPGAADDAPFPFPSFLSYIESQAEGTRNQHWDTQRSVLLADHVRYRHTFHMETEFVSGMADTLALVGIPADWTAQKLARPTNASGKIKEPVYTDELAERVYQLYAVDFERFGYDRDSWQGM; this is encoded by the coding sequence ATGTCCACCACCGCTTCCGCATCACCTTCCCCCTCCACGGCTTCCCGCGCCTGGACCATTTTTCGGCAACCCCACTTCAGTCCCTACAAGTGTTACCTGCGGCGTGATCTGGGACTCGGTGTGCTGCTCAATCCCAAGGTCGGCTCCACCGCGTTCCGCAAGGTCCTGGTTGAAGGTCTCACCAACGCCGGCGCTCGCCCGCAACTCGGCCCGTGGTGGCCCGTCAGCCGCACGCGCCGCTACACCACCGCGCCGCTGCCCGACTATTTTCACGCCTTCAACCACCAGGACGCCTACGATTTCCGCTGTTTCGTGCGCAACCCCTACGCCCGCGTGCTCTCCGCTTGGAACGACAAGCTGGTGAAGGGTTTCAACTCCCCCGACTACCCGCGCTCCATGCGTAAACTCGTCCCGCAGCTGCGCCGCTTCGCCGCCGAGCGCGACCTGCCCGGCGCCGCCGACGACGCCCCCTTCCCTTTTCCGTCCTTCCTCAGCTACATCGAATCCCAGGCCGAGGGCACCCGTAACCAACATTGGGATACACAACGTTCGGTCCTGCTGGCCGACCATGTGCGTTACCGCCACACCTTTCACATGGAGACCGAGTTTGTGAGCGGCATGGCCGACACCCTCGCTCTCGTCGGCATCCCGGCCGATTGGACCGCCCAAAAACTCGCCCGCCCCACCAACGCTTCCGGCAAAATCAAAGAGCCGGTCTACACCGACGAACTCGCCGAACGCGTCTATCAACTCTACGCGGTCGACTTCGAACGCTTCGGTTACGACCGCGATTCCTGGCAGGGCATGTAA
- the serS gene encoding serine--tRNA ligase codes for MLDPKLLRESPDLVRAAIAKKHLNVDLDAVSALDTRWRQQLAEVETLRAQQKAVNGEMSQLAKGSPEFMAKVGEMKQLKVGVKAKEDELRETEAAWRAAMLELPNLPHESVPEGKNGDDNVVHATHGDVNAVSPDAKAHWDIPGFEKVFDFPRGSKVTGAGFPFYIGDGAKLVRALLHFFLDEAGHNGYTEVNPPIFVNEASATATGQLPDKEGQMYETVNDQLYAVPTAEVPLTNFFRDEILEEAELPVKRCAYTPCFRREAGSHGKDVRGLNRLHQFDKVELLKWVHPTQSYNELEALRGDAERLLQKLELPYRVLLMCGGDLGFAQAKKYDLEVWAAGQQRWLEVSSCSNFEAFQARRAKIRFRAGSEGKPELVHTLNGSGLAVPRVLAALLENNLQADGSVKLPAALVPYFGRDTVRFG; via the coding sequence ATGCTCGATCCCAAACTCCTCCGTGAATCGCCCGATCTCGTCCGCGCGGCGATTGCCAAGAAGCACCTCAACGTCGATCTCGACGCGGTCAGCGCGCTCGATACGCGCTGGCGTCAGCAGCTCGCCGAAGTCGAAACGCTGCGCGCGCAGCAAAAGGCGGTGAACGGGGAAATGTCCCAACTCGCCAAGGGCTCGCCCGAATTCATGGCCAAGGTGGGCGAGATGAAGCAGTTGAAGGTGGGCGTGAAAGCCAAGGAAGACGAGCTGCGCGAGACCGAAGCCGCTTGGAGGGCTGCCATGCTCGAGCTGCCGAACCTGCCGCACGAGAGCGTGCCGGAAGGCAAGAACGGCGACGATAACGTGGTGCACGCCACCCACGGCGACGTGAACGCGGTGTCGCCCGACGCGAAAGCCCATTGGGATATCCCGGGCTTTGAGAAGGTCTTCGATTTTCCGCGCGGCTCGAAGGTGACCGGCGCCGGTTTCCCGTTCTACATCGGCGACGGCGCCAAGTTGGTGCGGGCCCTGTTGCACTTCTTTTTGGATGAAGCCGGTCACAACGGTTACACCGAGGTGAACCCGCCGATCTTCGTCAACGAAGCCAGCGCCACCGCCACCGGTCAGCTCCCTGACAAGGAAGGCCAGATGTATGAGACGGTGAACGACCAACTCTACGCGGTGCCGACGGCGGAAGTGCCGCTCACGAATTTCTTCCGCGATGAGATCCTGGAAGAGGCCGAACTGCCGGTGAAGCGTTGCGCTTACACGCCGTGTTTCCGCCGTGAGGCGGGCAGCCATGGCAAGGACGTGCGCGGGCTCAACCGCCTCCATCAGTTCGACAAGGTGGAGCTGCTCAAGTGGGTCCACCCGACGCAGAGCTACAACGAACTCGAAGCCCTGCGCGGCGACGCCGAGCGTCTCCTGCAGAAACTCGAGCTGCCCTATCGCGTGCTGCTCATGTGTGGCGGTGACCTCGGTTTTGCCCAGGCGAAGAAGTATGACCTCGAAGTCTGGGCGGCCGGCCAGCAGCGCTGGTTGGAGGTTTCGAGCTGCTCGAACTTCGAGGCATTCCAGGCGCGCCGGGCGAAGATCCGCTTCCGCGCGGGCAGCGAAGGCAAGCCGGAGCTGGTGCACACCCTCAACGGCTCGGGTCTCGCGGTGCCGCGCGTGCTGGCGGCCTTGCTCGAAAACAACCTGCAGGCCGACGGCTCGGTGAAACTGCCGGCGGCGCTCGTGCCGTATTTCGGTCGCGACACCGTGCGTTTCGGCTGA
- the smpB gene encoding SsrA-binding protein SmpB, with protein MARSKKDAQRFTEVRNAKAGRDYLVEDRFEAGIALKGTEVKAIRDGRAQINDAFGRLKKGELWLVNAHIDEYRFGTYSNHEPKRTRKLLLRKPELRKIDQALNQGGRSLIPLRMYFKEALVKVEVGICTGKKLYDKRDDLKNKIVQRELDRAIKARR; from the coding sequence ATGGCTCGTTCCAAAAAAGACGCCCAACGCTTCACCGAAGTGCGCAACGCGAAAGCGGGGCGGGACTACTTGGTGGAAGACCGCTTCGAAGCGGGCATCGCGTTGAAGGGCACGGAGGTGAAGGCGATTCGGGATGGCCGGGCGCAGATCAACGACGCCTTTGGCCGCCTGAAGAAGGGGGAACTGTGGTTGGTGAATGCGCACATCGATGAGTATCGGTTTGGCACCTACTCGAACCATGAGCCGAAGCGCACGCGGAAGTTGCTGCTGCGCAAACCGGAGTTGCGGAAGATCGATCAGGCCCTGAACCAAGGCGGGCGTTCGCTGATTCCGCTGCGCATGTATTTTAAGGAAGCGCTCGTGAAGGTGGAGGTGGGAATCTGCACCGGTAAGAAGCTTTACGACAAACGCGACGACCTCAAAAACAAGATCGTCCAGCGGGAACTCGATCGTGCGATCAAGGCCCGACGCTGA
- the cutA gene encoding divalent-cation tolerance protein CutA, producing the protein MLIGWTTTSTETEATTLARGLIDRKLAACVQIDGPMTSIYRWGGTTETSTEYRLTIKFLVNRHLEVETYVHNHHPYDTPQWIVVRAEHVAEKYLSWAQANSSSLPL; encoded by the coding sequence ATGCTTATCGGCTGGACCACCACCTCAACCGAGACCGAAGCGACCACCTTGGCGCGCGGACTCATCGACCGGAAGCTCGCCGCCTGCGTCCAGATCGACGGCCCCATGACCTCCATCTACCGCTGGGGAGGCACCACCGAAACCAGCACCGAATACCGCCTCACCATCAAGTTTTTGGTCAACCGCCACTTGGAGGTGGAAACCTACGTGCACAACCACCATCCCTACGACACGCCGCAGTGGATTGTCGTCCGCGCCGAACATGTGGCGGAAAAATACTTGTCATGGGCGCAGGCGAACTCTAGCTCCCTTCCCCTTTAA
- a CDS encoding small basic protein — MSQHKSLQGPRGLVVKRNVLKRFERVELLKKRGQWKEGDRVVGLKKTIPAV; from the coding sequence ATGTCCCAACACAAGTCTCTCCAAGGTCCCCGTGGCCTCGTCGTGAAGCGCAACGTGCTCAAGCGTTTTGAGCGAGTCGAACTCCTCAAGAAGCGTGGCCAGTGGAAGGAAGGCGACCGCGTCGTCGGCCTCAAGAAGACCATTCCCGCCGTCTAA
- a CDS encoding response regulator, whose protein sequence is MTDFNTPHAIIVDDEQSYLDLLAVILEEHLDCPVSTFVRASDALAAMRTLPVGIIVTDYYMPDIDGIEFLRRSAKAKPGVPAIMITGHADAISQEQRDSLENLRAVLAKPFRAQVLADSIRQFWPAAGGQA, encoded by the coding sequence TTGACCGACTTTAATACACCGCACGCAATCATTGTTGATGACGAGCAATCCTACTTGGATCTGCTGGCTGTCATCTTGGAAGAGCACCTCGATTGCCCCGTATCCACTTTTGTTCGAGCCAGCGACGCTCTGGCCGCCATGCGGACTCTGCCGGTCGGCATCATCGTGACCGACTACTACATGCCAGACATCGACGGCATCGAGTTCCTGCGCCGTTCGGCCAAGGCGAAACCCGGCGTGCCGGCCATCATGATCACCGGTCACGCCGATGCCATATCGCAGGAGCAACGAGACAGCTTGGAGAACCTCCGCGCCGTCCTCGCCAAACCCTTCCGCGCCCAGGTGCTCGCGGATTCCATTCGCCAATTCTGGCCCGCCGCTGGCGGTCAGGCCTGA
- a CDS encoding ABC transporter ATP-binding protein — MPETILELKNLQTHFPIKKGAFIKKTVGTVKAVDGVDLKVQQGEVLGLVGESGCGKSTLARTVMQLVPTTGGTVVLEGRNLTSSSDSDVLSIRRDLQMVFQDPYASLNPRSTVFATLAEPLLVHKVCKSSEVTARVTELMKTVGLAPRFMQKYPHEFSGGQRQRIAIARALALRPKVVIADEPVSALDVSIQAQILNLLADLVRKMGLSLIFIAHDLSVVKHISDRVAVMYLGKIVEIGKAEDIIEKPAHPYTRALVSAIPTPNPDEERNRKRIVLPGDPPSPINPPSGCTFHPRCPHAKDVCKTERPLLEVFKDREVSCHLKAEI, encoded by the coding sequence ATGCCTGAGACCATTCTTGAACTAAAGAACCTCCAGACCCACTTCCCGATCAAGAAGGGGGCGTTTATTAAAAAGACCGTCGGCACCGTGAAAGCCGTCGATGGTGTCGACCTCAAGGTGCAGCAGGGCGAAGTCCTCGGCCTCGTCGGCGAGTCCGGTTGCGGCAAGTCCACCCTCGCCCGCACCGTCATGCAGCTCGTTCCCACCACCGGTGGCACCGTGGTGCTCGAGGGCCGCAACCTCACCTCCAGTTCCGACTCCGACGTGCTCTCCATCCGCCGCGATCTGCAGATGGTGTTTCAGGATCCCTACGCGTCGCTCAACCCCCGCTCGACCGTCTTCGCCACCCTCGCCGAACCTCTGCTCGTCCACAAGGTCTGCAAGTCCTCCGAAGTCACCGCGCGCGTGACCGAGCTCATGAAAACCGTCGGCCTCGCGCCGCGCTTCATGCAGAAATACCCGCACGAGTTTTCCGGCGGTCAGCGTCAACGTATCGCCATTGCCCGCGCTCTCGCGCTGCGGCCCAAGGTGGTCATCGCCGACGAACCCGTCTCGGCCCTCGACGTCTCCATCCAGGCTCAGATCCTGAACCTGCTGGCCGACCTCGTGCGCAAGATGGGCCTGAGCCTTATCTTCATCGCTCACGACCTGTCGGTGGTGAAACACATCTCCGATCGCGTCGCGGTCATGTATCTCGGCAAGATCGTCGAAATCGGCAAAGCCGAGGACATCATCGAAAAACCCGCGCATCCCTACACCCGCGCGCTGGTAAGTGCGATTCCCACGCCGAACCCGGACGAAGAGCGCAACCGCAAGCGTATCGTGCTCCCGGGCGATCCGCCCTCTCCGATCAACCCGCCTTCCGGCTGCACCTTCCACCCGCGCTGCCCCCACGCCAAGGACGTCTGCAAGACCGAGCGCCCGCTCCTCGAGGTGTTTAAGGACCGCGAAGTTTCCTGCCACCTGAAGGCGGAAATCTGA
- the lpdA gene encoding dihydrolipoyl dehydrogenase, producing the protein MADSKEYDLIVIGGGPAGYAGAIRAGQLGKKVACVEMESAGGTCLNWGCIPTKALLKSAELYLKMKKADEFGFTVGDITFDYAKVIERSRGVAGQMAKGIEFLFKKNKVDYIRGKAQVSQPGLVSIVDGAAKGEVLRAKRILIATGCKMRRIPGLEVDGERVMTSREALASTKQPKSIIIVGAGAIGVEFAYFFNALGTDVTLVEMLPTVLPIEDDEISKTLERSFEKQGIKIRTGTKCENFRVGEKSVTVDLVKDDVKEVVEADVVLSAIGVVANIEGVLAPGVKVELDRNYVKVDDNYETNVKGIYAAGDIIGPPWLAHIATFEAVNAVNAMFGHGEPRRVSNFPGCTYCQPQVASTGLTERAAREKKLDIKVGKFPFTASGKAVAGGSSEGFVKVVTDAKTGEIYGAHIIGSEATELIAEYGLAIELECSVEEVHKTIHAHPTLSEALMEAAAASMGEAIHI; encoded by the coding sequence ATGGCTGATTCCAAGGAATACGATCTCATCGTCATCGGCGGCGGACCTGCGGGCTACGCAGGCGCCATTCGCGCCGGACAACTGGGCAAGAAGGTTGCCTGCGTCGAAATGGAGAGTGCCGGCGGCACCTGCCTGAATTGGGGCTGTATCCCGACCAAGGCCCTGCTCAAGAGTGCCGAGCTCTACCTCAAGATGAAGAAAGCCGACGAGTTCGGTTTCACGGTGGGCGACATCACCTTCGACTATGCCAAGGTCATCGAGCGTTCGCGCGGCGTGGCCGGGCAAATGGCCAAGGGCATCGAGTTCCTCTTCAAGAAGAACAAGGTCGATTACATCCGCGGCAAGGCGCAGGTGAGCCAGCCGGGTCTGGTCTCCATCGTGGACGGCGCGGCCAAGGGTGAAGTGCTCAGAGCCAAGCGCATCCTCATCGCCACGGGCTGCAAGATGCGTCGCATCCCTGGCCTCGAGGTGGACGGCGAGCGCGTGATGACCTCCCGCGAAGCCTTGGCTTCGACGAAGCAGCCGAAGTCGATCATCATCGTCGGCGCGGGCGCGATCGGCGTGGAGTTCGCCTACTTCTTCAACGCGCTCGGCACGGATGTGACCTTGGTCGAAATGCTGCCGACGGTGCTGCCGATCGAGGACGACGAGATTTCCAAGACCCTCGAACGGTCCTTCGAAAAGCAGGGCATCAAGATCCGCACCGGCACCAAGTGTGAGAATTTCCGCGTGGGCGAAAAGTCGGTCACGGTCGACCTGGTGAAGGACGACGTGAAGGAAGTGGTCGAAGCCGACGTGGTGCTTTCCGCCATCGGCGTCGTTGCCAACATCGAAGGCGTGCTCGCTCCGGGCGTGAAGGTGGAACTCGACCGCAACTACGTGAAGGTCGACGACAACTACGAGACCAACGTGAAAGGCATCTACGCGGCCGGCGACATCATCGGTCCGCCCTGGTTGGCGCACATCGCGACCTTCGAGGCCGTGAACGCGGTGAACGCCATGTTTGGTCACGGCGAGCCGCGTCGGGTGTCCAATTTTCCGGGCTGCACCTACTGCCAGCCGCAGGTGGCCAGCACGGGTCTCACCGAGCGTGCGGCCCGCGAGAAGAAGCTCGATATCAAGGTTGGCAAGTTCCCCTTCACCGCGTCCGGCAAGGCCGTCGCGGGTGGTTCTTCCGAAGGCTTCGTGAAGGTCGTGACCGACGCGAAGACGGGCGAAATCTACGGCGCGCACATCATCGGTTCGGAAGCGACGGAACTCATCGCGGAGTATGGCCTCGCGATCGAATTGGAGTGCTCGGTGGAAGAGGTGCACAAGACCATCCACGCGCACCCGACCTTGAGCGAAGCGCTGATGGAAGCCGCCGCCGCCTCGATGGGCGAAGCGATTCACATCTGA
- a CDS encoding phage holin family protein, with translation MIQLLLRWSVLALGVTLATKLVPGIECNELSTLIIVVVLLSFLNAVLKPVLMLFALPFIVVTMGLGIILINAVLFWLVGEVVDGFTVQSFGSALIGAVIVSVTNMLLGGMLGSAKAKDEQRKGGGRGGRGGGGGSGRSRRDDDVIDI, from the coding sequence ATGATACAACTGTTGTTGCGGTGGAGTGTATTGGCGCTGGGCGTGACGCTCGCGACCAAGCTGGTGCCCGGCATCGAATGCAATGAGCTTTCGACGCTGATCATCGTGGTGGTGTTGCTGAGTTTTCTGAACGCGGTGCTCAAACCGGTGCTGATGCTCTTCGCGCTGCCCTTCATCGTGGTGACGATGGGACTGGGCATCATCCTGATCAACGCGGTGCTGTTCTGGCTCGTGGGCGAAGTGGTGGACGGTTTCACCGTGCAATCCTTTGGCAGCGCGCTCATCGGCGCGGTCATTGTGAGTGTCACCAATATGTTGTTGGGGGGCATGCTGGGATCGGCCAAAGCCAAGGATGAGCAACGTAAAGGCGGGGGACGTGGCGGTCGTGGTGGCGGTGGCGGTTCCGGACGTTCGCGGCGGGACGACGACGTGATCGACATTTGA
- a CDS encoding ABC transporter ATP-binding protein — MPLLSVNDLRTYFHTRNGIYRAVDGVSFSLDRGETLGIVGESGSGKSVTCYSLMGLLPMPPGRIESGTAMFDGVDLLNCTRAQARSIRGKRVSMIFQDPMTSLNPYLRVSEQLIEPLMIHEKISKAEALKRALEMLDAVGINDASSRIHYYPHEFSGGMRQRVMIAMALITKPELLIADEPTTALDVTVQAQILELIQKMQQEIGMAVIFITHDLGVVSGLCDRVQVMYAGKIVETSDTRTLFYEPKHPYTRALQRSIPSMQPKGSELYTIKGLPPDLSKPLAGCSFAPRCEFATDVCREGDAPALAATSDHHQHACRRVQLGEL; from the coding sequence ATGCCGCTCCTCTCAGTCAACGACCTCCGCACCTACTTTCACACCCGTAACGGAATTTACCGCGCTGTTGATGGCGTCAGCTTCAGCCTCGATCGCGGTGAGACCCTTGGCATCGTCGGCGAGTCCGGCTCCGGCAAATCGGTCACCTGTTACTCCCTCATGGGCCTCCTCCCCATGCCTCCGGGGCGCATCGAAAGCGGCACCGCCATGTTTGATGGCGTCGACCTGCTCAACTGCACCCGCGCCCAGGCCCGCTCCATTCGCGGCAAGCGCGTGAGCATGATCTTCCAGGACCCGATGACCTCGCTGAATCCCTACCTGCGGGTCAGCGAACAGCTCATCGAGCCGCTGATGATTCACGAAAAAATCTCCAAAGCCGAAGCGTTGAAACGCGCTCTGGAGATGCTCGACGCCGTCGGCATCAACGACGCCTCCAGCCGTATCCACTATTACCCGCACGAGTTCTCCGGCGGTATGCGCCAGCGCGTGATGATTGCCATGGCGCTCATCACCAAACCCGAGCTCCTCATCGCCGACGAGCCCACCACCGCGCTCGACGTGACCGTGCAGGCCCAGATCCTCGAGCTCATCCAAAAGATGCAGCAGGAGATCGGCATGGCGGTCATCTTCATCACCCACGACCTCGGCGTCGTCTCCGGTCTCTGCGACCGCGTGCAGGTGATGTATGCTGGCAAGATCGTCGAGACCTCCGACACGCGCACCCTTTTCTACGAGCCGAAGCACCCCTACACCCGCGCGCTGCAACGTTCCATCCCGTCCATGCAGCCCAAGGGCTCCGAGCTCTACACCATCAAGGGGCTGCCACCGGACCTTTCGAAGCCGCTCGCCGGCTGCAGTTTCGCCCCGCGCTGTGAGTTCGCCACCGACGTCTGCCGCGAAGGCGACGCCCCCGCCCTCGCCGCCACCAGCGACCACCACCAACACGCCTGCCGCCGCGTCCAACTCGGCGAACTTTGA
- a CDS encoding homoserine kinase, whose translation MSPVTVRVPGSTSNCGAGFDTLGLALQIYNRVTLTPDVSLPAGTAKGERASDERANGLVNEALAAWRERVAAAAELPGFRFRIEGDVPPARGLGSSVTVIAGILGGVNHWAGEALTREELAALITRLEGHPDNATAGVLGGFCVARCAPTPADYQGLVRIELEDTLRFVVVSPVTEVATKASRGVLPQEISHLDAVRSVNSAAYLTAALATKNYESLRGAVGDFLHEPYRLPGIVGAAEAIAAGVKAGALCGWLSGSGSSVLCVGLVDTAAAVGDAMRSAFAAKGIDSAINVLSADNHGLVVE comes from the coding sequence ATGTCTCCTGTCACCGTTCGCGTTCCTGGCAGCACCTCCAACTGCGGTGCCGGTTTTGATACCTTGGGTCTGGCGTTGCAGATCTATAACCGGGTGACGCTTACGCCGGACGTCTCGCTGCCGGCGGGCACGGCGAAAGGCGAACGGGCGTCGGACGAGCGCGCCAACGGTTTGGTGAACGAGGCGCTGGCGGCGTGGCGCGAACGCGTGGCGGCGGCGGCGGAGTTGCCGGGGTTCCGTTTCCGAATCGAAGGTGACGTGCCGCCGGCCCGGGGGCTGGGGTCCAGCGTCACCGTGATCGCCGGCATTTTGGGCGGCGTGAATCATTGGGCGGGCGAGGCGCTGACTCGGGAGGAACTGGCGGCATTGATTACGCGCCTGGAGGGGCACCCCGACAACGCCACCGCCGGCGTGCTGGGCGGATTCTGTGTGGCGCGTTGCGCGCCGACTCCGGCCGACTACCAAGGGCTGGTGCGTATCGAATTGGAGGATACGCTGCGCTTTGTGGTCGTATCGCCGGTGACTGAAGTGGCCACCAAGGCCTCCCGCGGGGTCTTGCCGCAGGAAATCAGTCATCTCGATGCGGTGCGCAGCGTAAACAGTGCAGCCTATCTGACGGCGGCACTGGCGACCAAAAACTACGAATCACTGCGCGGGGCGGTGGGCGACTTCTTGCATGAGCCCTACCGACTGCCCGGCATCGTGGGCGCGGCTGAAGCCATCGCGGCCGGGGTGAAGGCAGGCGCCCTCTGCGGCTGGTTGAGCGGCAGTGGCTCCAGCGTGCTGTGTGTGGGGTTGGTGGATACCGCCGCGGCCGTGGGCGACGCGATGCGAAGCGCCTTTGCCGCCAAAGGCATCGACAGTGCGATCAACGTGCTGAGCGCCGACAACCACGGGTTGGTCGTCGAGTAA